In Aspergillus fumigatus Af293 chromosome 2, whole genome shotgun sequence, a genomic segment contains:
- a CDS encoding transcription factor domain-containing protein: MLNRWAMAFQNSHFSLSYDRPSITMVSQPEIPYDPKSMPGHRSYFETLCRLVSVILEMLRMRMYPHHAQLRYHEIREYKQRFGRIIAEGAPHLRSPDHCATLADHIERTELRLHSSYYLSVICRVSLDPDAHLDDERRAIIREDCLTSLMNTIDAFVELHSFNPYCSRTWISLQRTIASAFLLVAHLEDRYRARACNLIRRLELVLTDHVYAGGQEDQNSQSESAKHLASSLRALRQIGAALSAKEPEGLGAGSEPTNTVSSITAPMLIPVSSPSVTLGTTGAQFSENVPGPQEKSMRTILDSVSDVMLFPSMGMGTNL, from the coding sequence ATGCTCAACAGGTGGGCAATGGCTTTTCAGAACAGTCATTTCTCCTTGTCATACGATCGACCGTCGATCACGATGGTCAGTCAGCCGGAAATTCCTTATGATCCCAAATCGATGCCTGGTCATCGATCGTATTTTGAGACGCTTTGCCGGCTAGTTTCTGTCATTCTGGAAATGCTGCGCATGCGAATGTATCCGCATCATGCTCAACTGCGATACCATGAGATTAGAGAGTATAAGCAGCGATTCGGACGGATCATTGCCGAAGGTGCCCCGCATTTACGCTCTCCCGACCATTGCGCCACTCTGGCGGATCATATCGAGCGGACAGAGTTGCGTCTACACTCGTCGTACTATCTCTCCGTTATTTGTCGCGTTTCGTTAGACCCGGATGCACATCTGGACGACGAGCGGCGGGCAATAATTCGCGAGGATTGTCTGACGAGCCTGATGAACACAATCGACGCATTTGTCGAGCTACATTCATTCAACCCGTACTGTTCCCGGACTTGGATCAGCCTGCAGCGCACAATCGCGTCTGCCTTTCTGCTGGTTGCACATCTCGAGGACCGATATCGCGCTCGAGCGTGTAACCTCATTCGGAGGCTTGAACTTGTCCTGACGGATCATGTGTACGCCGGAGGGCAAGAGGATCAAAACAGCCAGTCAGAGTCTGCAAAACATCTTGCCTCGTCACTCCGTGCCCTCCGGCAAATCGGCGCTGCATTGAGTGCTAAGGAACCCGAAGGATTGGGCGCGGGCTCCGAACCCACCAACACGGTTTCCAGCATCACCGCTCCGATGCTGATTCCTGTGTCCTCGCCGTCGGTCACTCTCGGCACCACAGGAGCTCAGTTCTCTGAAAATGTTCCTGGGCCGCAGGAGAAGAGCATGCGTACCATCCTCGACAGCGTATCCGACGTGATGTTATTTCCCAGTATGGGCATGGGAACAAATTTATGA